A window from Manduca sexta isolate Smith_Timp_Sample1 chromosome 24, JHU_Msex_v1.0, whole genome shotgun sequence encodes these proteins:
- the LOC115443893 gene encoding fibroin heavy chain isoform X42: protein MGTRHLGILAILLILPLGLLCSSIGSVPNVEEETEPLYPDAVAEADAGPIARAFAAAFNTFSEALNSRDKRSTSDADASAFSSTEGGGDSQAAASAESEDDSSDDDSESSASSSATSTDYDSEDNEDEASASAESSTSDDGGKSPEESEANAEAESKTNGGGGKTAGSASAVTEVTNGGTASAASAASASDEESEPGEEGTTGDDDDGEEGPTGDDDDGEEGPTGDDDNGEEGPTGDDDDGEEGPTGDDDDGEEGPTGDDDNGEEGPTGDDDDGEEGPTGDDDDGEEGPTGDDDNGEEGPTGDDDDGEEGPTGDDDNGEEGPTGDDDDGEEGPTGDDDNGEEGPTGDDDNGEEGPTGDDDDGEEGPTGDDDDGEEGPTGDDDDGEGGATTNESGGNGPDNGGGSSPGSGTEGKPDSGSGSSPDSGKDNSGSTADTSGSAVASGPNSQASSAGSANSGEDNSSASSAVSAVTSGEGQASASAASSATTNESGGNGPDNGGGSSPGSGTEDKPGSGSGSSPDSGKDNSGSTADTSGSAVASGPNSQASSAGSANSGEDNSSASSAVSAVTSGEGQASASAASSATTNESGGNGPDNGGGSSPGSAPEGKPGCGSGSNPSSGTGGGSGSGSSAAASGTAVASGQNASSSGVASANSGEGNASASSAASAESSGKGGKASGAAASSATTYESGGSPESEPGGSPGGGPGNSPGNEPGSSPSSGSGNSPGGEPGSSTGSGPESSPGGSPGSEPGSSPGGSTGSSPGSSPGNSPGSASGGSPGSAPGSSTGSGPESSPGGSPGSEPGSSPGSEPGSSPSSGSGNSPGGSPGSAPGGSPGSEPGSSPGSEPGSSPSSGSGNSTGGEPGSSTGSGPESSPGGSPGSEPGSSPGGSTGSSPGSSPGNSPGSPSGGSPGSAPGSSTGSGPESSPGGSPGSEPGSSPGSEPGSSPSSGSGNSPGGSPGSAPGGSPGSEPGSSPGSEPGSSPSSGSGNSPGGEPGSSTGSGPESSPGGSPGSEPGSSPGGSTGSSPGSSPGNSPGSPSGGSPGSAPGSSTGSGPESSPGGSPGSEPGSSPGSEPGSSPSSGSGNSPGGSPGSAPGGSPGSEPGSSPGSEPGSSPSSGSGNSPGGSPGSAPGGSPGSEPGSSPGSEPGSSPSSGSGNSPGGSPGSAPGGSPGSEPGSSPGSEPGSSPSSGSGNSPGGEPGSSTGSGPESSPGGSPGSEPGSSPGSEPGSSPSSGSGNSTGGEPGSSTGSGPESSPGGSPGSEPGSSPGSEPGSSPSSGSGNSPGGSPGSAPGGSPGSEPGSSPGSEPGSSPSSGSGNSPGGEPGSSTGSGPESSPGGSPGSEPGSSPGGSTGSSPGSSPGNSPGSPSGGSPGSAPGSSTGSGPESSPGGSPGSEPGSSPGSEPGSSPSSGSGNSPGGSPGSAPGGSPGSEPGSSPGSEPGRSPSSGSGNSPGGEPGSSTGSGPESSPGGSPGSEPGSSPGGSTGSSPGSSPGNSPGSASGGSPGSAPKSSTGSGPESSPGGSPGNEPGSSPSSGSGNSPGGEPGSSTGSGPGSSPGGSPGSEPGSSPGSEPGSSPGSAPENSPGGKPSSGSGGKPGSGSGSNPGSGTEGGSGSAPGSSTGSGPESSPGGSPGSEPGSSPGSEPGSSPSSGSGNSPGGSPGSAPGGSPGSEPGSSPGSEPGSSPSSGSGNSPGGSPGSAPGGSPGSEPGSSPGSEPGSSPSSGSGNSPGGEPGSSTGSGPESSPGGSPGSEPGSSPGGSTGSSPGSSPGNSPGSASGGSPGSAPKSSTGSGPESSPGGSPGSEPGSSPGSEPGSSPSSGSGNSPGGSPGSEPGSSPGSEPGSSPSSGSGNSPGGSPGSAPGGSPGSEPGSSPGSEPGSSPSSGSGNSPGGSPGSAPGGSPGSEPGSSPGSEPGSSPSSGSGNSPGSSTGSGPGSSPGGSPGSEPGSSPGSEPGSSPGSAPENSPGGKPSSGSGGKPGSGSGSNPGSGTGGGSGSGSSAAASGTAVASGQNASSSGVASANSGEGNASASSAASAESSGKGGKASGAAASSATTYESGGNGTGNSGGSSPESEPGGSPGGGPGNSPGNEPGSSPSSGSGNSPGGEPGSSTGGSPGSEPGSSPGSEPGSSSSSGSGNSPGNSPGSASGGSPGSAPGSSTGSGPESSPGGSPGSELGSSPGSEPGSSPSSGSGNSPGSSPGSEPGSSPGDNPGSGSGNSPGGSPGNAPGGSPGNSPGSAPGGSPDSGPGSSTGSGSGSSPEGSPGSEPGSSPGSEPGSSPSSEPGSSPDSGPGNSSGGKPSSGSGGTPGSELGSSPSSGPESSPEGSPGSSPGSSPGNSPGSAPGSSTGSGPESSPGGSPGSEPGSSPGSEPGSSPSSGSGNSPGSSPGSEPGSSPGDNPGSGSGNSPGGSPGNAPGGSPGNSPGSAPGGSPDSGPGSSTGSGSGSSPSSEPGSSPDSGPESSPGGKPSSGSGGKPGGKPGCDVVGAINDVLISEGAIIKELENFLTRHKKLPNKIEFTTIRRKIPRRRGRRRGPHLCICNNVI from the exons ATTCAAGTGATGATGATAGCGAATCGTCTGCATCAAGTTCAGCAACATCTACCGATTAcg atTCCGAAGACAATGAAGATGAAGCATCAGCAAGTGCCGAGTCATCTACATCGGATG ATGGGGGTAAATCGCCTGAAGAGAGTGAAGCAAATGCAGAGGCCGAGT CGAAAACGAATGGCGGTGGTGGTAAAACTGCAGGATCTGCCTCAGCAGTAACTG aagtTACAAATGGCGGAACTGCCTCTGCAGCCAGCGCAGCGTCAGCTA GTGATGAAGAAAGCGAGCCTGGCGAGGAAGGCACGACTGGCGATGATGACGATGGCGAGGAAGGCCCGACTGGCGATGATGACGATGGCGAGGAAGGCCCGACTGGCGATGATGACAATGGCGAGGAAGGCCCGACTGGCGATGATGACGATGGCGAGGAAGGCCCGACTGGCGATGATGACGATGGCGAGGAAGGCCCGACTGGCGATGATGACAATGGCGAGGAAGGCCCGACTGGCGATGATGACGATGGCGAGGAAGGCCCGACTGGCGATGATGACGATGGCGAGGAAGGCCCGACTGGCGATGATGACAATGGCGAGGAAGGCCCGACTGGCGATGATGACGATGGCGAGGAAGGCCCGACTGGCGATGATGACAATGGCGAGGAAGGCCCAACTGGCGATGATGACGATGGCGAGGAAGGCCCGACTGGCGATGATGACAATGGCGAGGAAGGCCCGACTGGCGATGATGACAATGGCGAGGAAGGCCCGACTGGCGATGATGACGATGGCGAGGAAGGCCCGACTGGCGATGATGACGATGGCGAGGAAGGCCCGACTGGCGATGATGACGATGGCGAGGGAG GTGCTACAACAAATGAATCAGGCGGTAATGGACCTGATAATGGGGGAGGAAGTAGTCCAGGAAGCGGAACAGAAGGCAAACCAGACAGCGGATCGGGAAGCAGCCCAGACAGTGGAAAAGACAATTCTGGTAGTACGGCAGATACTAGTGGATCAGCAG TTGCTTCTGGACCAAATTCTCAGGCGTCCAGTGCAGGATCAGCCAATAgtg gTGAAGACAACTCCTCGGCTTCCTCAGCGGTTTCAGCAG TAACGAGCGGCGAAGGACAAGCATCCGCTTCAGCCGCATCAA GTGCTACAACAAACGAATCAGGCGGTAATGGACCTGATAATGGGGGAGGAAGTAGTCCAGGAAGCGGAACAGAAGACAAACCAGGCAGCGGATCGGGAAGCAGCCCAGACAGTGGAAAAGACAATTCTGGTAGTACGGCAGATACTAGTGGATCAGCAG TTGCTTCTGGACCAAATTCTCAGGCGTCCAGCGCAGGATCAGCCAATAgtg gTGAAGACAACTCCTCGGCTTCCTCAGCGGTTTCAGCAG TAACGAGCGGCGAAGGACAAGCATCCGCTTCAGCCGCATCAA GTGCTACAACAAATGAATCAGGCGGTAATGGACCTGATAATGGGGGAGGAAGTAGTCCAGGAAGCGCACCAGAAGGCAAACCAGGCTGCGGATCGGGAAGCAATCCAAGCAGTGGAACGGGAGGCGGCTCAGGCAGTGGTAGTTCCGCAGCTGCTAGTGGAACAGCAG TTGCTTCGGGCCAAAATGCTAGCTCTTCCGGTGTAGCATCAGCTAATAGTG GTGAAGGCAACGCCTCGGCTTCTTCAGCGGCTTCAGCAG AATCCAGTGGCAAAGGCGGAAAAGCATCGGGTGCAGCCGCATCAa GTGCTACAACTTATGAATCAGGCGGTAGTCCAGAAAGCGAACCGGGAGGCAGCCCAGGCGGTGGACCAGGAAACAGCCCAGGCAatgaaccaggaagcagcccaaGCAGTGGGTCAG GAAACAGCCCAGGcggtgaaccaggaagcagcacAGGTAGTGGACCAGAAAGCAGtccaggaggcagcccaggcagtgaaccaggaagcagtcCAGGAGGCAGCACAGGCAGTTCaccaggaagcagcccaggAAACAGCCCTGGCAGTGCATCAGGAGGCAGCCCAGGTAGTGCACCAGGAAGCAGCACAGGCAGTGGACCAGAAAGCAGtccaggaggcagcccaggcagtgaaccaggaagcagcccaggcagtgaaccaggaagcagcccaaGCAGTGGGTCAGGAAACAGCccaggaggcagcccaggcagtgcaccaggaggcagcccaggcagtgaaccaggaagcagcccaggcagtgaaccaggaagcagcccaaGCAGTGGGTCAGGAAACAGCACAGGcggtgaaccaggaagcagcacAGGTAGTGGACCAGAAAGCAGtccaggaggcagcccaggcagtgaaccaggaagcagtcCAGGAGGCAGCACAGGCAGTTCaccaggaagcagcccaggAAACAGCCCTGGCAGTCCATcaggaggcagcccaggcagtgcaCCAGGAAGCAGCACAGGCAGTGGACCAGAAAGCAGtccaggaggcagcccaggcagtgaaccaggaagcagcccaggcagtgaaccaggaagcagcccaaGCAGTGGGTCAGGAAACAGCccaggaggcagcccaggcagtgcaccaggaggcagcccaggcagtgaaccaggaagcagcccaggcagtgaaccaggaagcagcccaaGCAGTGGGTCAGGAAACAGCCCAGGcggtgaaccaggaagcagcacAGGTAGTGGACCAGAAAGCAGtccaggaggcagcccaggcagtgaaccaggaagcagtcCAGGAGGCAGCACAGGCAGTTCaccaggaagcagcccaggAAACAGCCCTGGCAGTCCATcaggaggcagcccaggcagtgcaCCAGGAAGCAGCACAGGCAGTGGACCAGAAAGCAGtccaggaggcagcccaggcagtgaaccaggaagcagcccaggcagtgaaccaggaagcagcccaaGCAGTGGGTCAGGAAACAGCccaggaggcagcccaggcagtgcaccaggag gcagcccaggcagtgaaccaggaagcagcccaggcagtgaaccaggaagcagcccaaGCAGTGGGTCAGGAAACAGCccaggaggcagcccaggcagtgcaccaggaggcagcccaggcagtgaaccaggaagcagcccaggcagtgaaccaggaagcagcccaaGCAGTGGGTCAGGAAACAGCccaggaggcagcccaggcagtgcaccaggaggcagcccaggcagtgaaccaggaagcagcccaggcagtgaaccaggaagcagcccaaGCAGTGGGTCAGGAAACAGCCCAGGcggtgaaccaggaagcagcacAGGTAGTGGACCAGAAAGCAGtccaggag gcagcccaggcagtgaaccaggaagcagcccaggcagtgaaccaggaagcagcccaaGCAGTGGGTCAGGAAACAGCACAGGcggtgaaccaggaagcagcacAGGTAGTGGACCAGAAAGCAGtccaggag gcagcccaggcagtgaaccaggaagcagcccaggcagtgaaccaggaagcagcccaaGCAGTGGGTCAGGAAACAGCccaggaggcagcccaggcagtgcaccaggaggcagcccaggcagtgaaccaggaagcagcccaggcagtgaaccaggaagcagcccaaGCAGTGGGTCAGGAAACAGCCCAGGcggtgaaccaggaagcagcacAGGTAGTGGACCAGAAAGCAGtccaggaggcagcccaggcagtgaaccaggaagcagtcCAGGAGGCAGCACAGGCAGTTCaccaggaagcagcccaggAAACAGCCCTGGCAGTCCATcaggaggcagcccaggcagtgcaCCAGGAAGCAGCACAGGCAGTGGACCAGAAAGCAGtccaggaggcagcccaggcagtgaaccaggaagcagcccaggcagtgaaccaggaagcagcccaaGCAGTGGGTCAGGAAACAGCccaggaggcagcccaggcagtgcaccaggaggcagcccaggcagtgaaccaggaagcagcccaggcagtgaaccaggaaggAGCCCAAGCAGTGGGTCAGGAAACAGCCCAGGcggtgaaccaggaagcagcacAGGTAGTGGACCAGAAAGCAGtccaggaggcagcccaggcagtgaaccaggaagcagtcCAGGAGGCAGCACAGGCAGTTCaccaggaagcagcccaggAAACAGCCCTGGCAGTGCATcaggaggcagcccaggcagtgcaCCAAAAAGCAGCACAGGCAGTGGACCAGAAAGCAGtccaggaggcagcccaggcaATGAACCAGGAAGTAGCCCAAGCAGTGGGTCAGGTAACAGCCCAGGcggtgaaccaggaagcagcacAGGCAGTGGACCAGGAAGCAGtccaggaggcagcccaggcagtgaaccaggaagcagcccaggcagtgaaccaggaagcagcccaggcagtgCACCAGAAAACAGTCCAGGAGGCAAACCAAGTAGCGGATCGGGAGGAAAACCAGGCAGTGGATCGGGAAGCAACCCAGGCAGTGGAACGGAAGGCGGCTCAGGCAGTGCACCAGGAAGCAGCACAGGCAGTGGACCAGAAAGCAGtccaggaggcagcccaggcagtgaaccaggaagcagcccaggcagtgaaccaggaagcagcccaaGCAGTGGATCAGGAAACAGCccaggaggcagcccaggcagtgcaccaggaggcagcccaggcagtgaaccaggaagcagcccaggcagtgaaccaggaagcagcccaaGCAGTGGGTCAGGAAACAGCccaggaggcagcccaggcagtgcaccaggaggcagcccaggcagtgaaccaggaagcagcccaggcagtgaaccaggaagcagcccaaGCAGTGGGTCAGGAAACAGCCCAGGcggtgaaccaggaagcagcacAGGTAGTGGACCAGAAAGCAGtccaggaggcagcccaggcagtgaaccaggaagcagtcCAGGAGGCAGCACAGGCAGTTCaccaggaagcagcccaggAAACAGCCCTGGCAGTGCATcaggaggcagcccaggcagtgcaCCAAAAAGCAGCACAGGCAGTGGACCAGAAAGCAGtccaggag gcagcccaggcagtgaaccaggaagcagcccaggcagtgaaccaggaagcagcccaaGCAGTGGGTCAGGAAACAGCCCAG gaggcagcccaggcagtgaaccaggaagcagcccaggcagtgaaccaggaagcagcccaaGCAGTGGGTCAGGAAACAGCccaggaggcagcccaggcagtgcaccaggaggcagcccaggcagtgaaccaggaagcagcccaggcagtgaaccaggaagcagcccaaGCAGTGGGTCAGGAAACAGCccaggaggcagcccaggcagtgcaccaggaggcagcccaggcagtgaaccaggaagcagcccaggcagtgaaccaggaagcagcccaaGCAGTGGGTCAGGAAACAGCCCAG gaagcagcacAGGCAGTGGACCAGGAAGCAGtccaggaggcagcccaggcagtgaaccaggaagcagcccaggcagtgaaccaggaagcagcccaggcagtgCACCAGAAAACAGTCCAGGAGGCAAACCAAGTAGCGGATCGGGAGGAAAACCAGGCAGTGGATCGGGAAGCAACCCAGGCAGTGGAACGGGAGGCGGCTCAGGCAGTGGTAGTTCCGCAGCTGCTAGTGGAACAGCAG TTGCTTCGGGCCAAAATGCTAGCTCTTCCGGTGTAGCATCAGCTAATAGTG GTGAAGGCAACGCCTCGGCTTCTTCAGCGGCTTCAGCAG AATCCAGTGGCAAAGGCGGAAAAGCATCGGGTGCAGCCGCATCAa GTGCTACAACTTATGAATCAGGCGGTAACGGAACTGGTAATAGTGGAGGAAGTAGTCCAGAAAGCGAACCGGGAGGCAGCCCAGGCGGTGGACCAGGAAACAGCCCAGGCAatgaaccaggaagcagcccaaGCAGTGGGTCAGGAAACAGCCCAGGcggtgaaccaggaagcagcacaggaggcagcccaggcagtgaaccaggaagcagcccaggcagtgaaccaggaagcagctCAAGCAGTGGGTCAGGAAACAGCCCAGGAAACAGCCCTGGCAGTGCATcaggaggcagcccaggcagtgcaCCAGGAAGCAGCACAGGCAGTGGACCAGAAAGCAGtccaggaggcagcccaggcagtgaactaggaagcagcccaggcagtgaaccaggaagcagcccaaGCAGTGGGTCAGGAAACAGCCCAGgaagcagcccaggcagtgaaccaggaagcagtcCAGGAGACAACCCAGGCAGTGGATCAGGAAACAGCccaggaggcagcccaggcaATGCACCAGGAGGCAGCCCAGGAAACAGCCCTGGCAGTGCACCAGGAGGCAGCCCAGACAGTGGACCAGGAAGCAGCACAGGCAGTGGATCAGGAAGCAGTCCAGaaggcagcccaggcagtgaaccaggaagcagcccaggcagtgaaccaggaagtAGCCCAagcagtgaaccaggaagcagcccagACAGTGGACCAGGAAACAGTTCAGGAGGCAAACCAAGTAGCGGATCGGGAGGCACACCAGGCAGTGAATTAGGAAGCAGCCCAAGCAGTGGACCAGAAAGTAGTCCAGAAGGCAGCCCAGGCAGTTCaccaggaagcagcccaggAAACAGCCCTGGCAGTGCACCAGGAAGCAGCACAGGCAGTGGACCAGAAAGCAGtccaggaggcagcccaggcagtgaaccaggaagcagcccaggcagtgaaccaggaagcagcccaaGCAGTGGGTCAGGAAACAGCCCAGgaagcagcccaggcagtgaaccaggaagcagtcCAGGAGACAACCCAGGCAGTGGATCAGGAAACAGCccaggaggcagcccaggcaATGCACCAGGAGGCAGCCCAGGAAACAGCCCTGGCAGTGCACCAGGAGGCAGCCCAGACAGTGGACCAGGAAGCAGCACAGGCAGTGGATCAGGAAGTAGCCCAagcagtgaaccaggaagcagcccagACAGTGGACCAGAAAGCAGCCCAGGAGGCAAACCAAGTAGTGGATCGGGAGGCAAACCAGGAGGGAAACCAGGTTGCGACGTGGTTGGTGCAATAAATGACGTCTTGATATCTGAAGGAGCCATTATAAAAGAGTTGGAAAACTTCTTAACACgtcataaaaaattaccaaataagATTGAATTTACTACAATAAGAAGGAAGA